The following are from one region of the Pelagibius sp. CAU 1746 genome:
- a CDS encoding GntR family transcriptional regulator, with protein sequence MTQQLSALPGFKPLYQQVKDLLIERLIGGYWKPGDLLPSEFQLAEELGVSQGTVRKALDEMTTGNLLVRRQGRGTYVAEHDQEHTLFHFFKMTDRGGGPLVPESRVLRLSQGRARNAEAARLRIEGDCEVIRITRVRTICSRPAIFERIVLPSDLFPDLHGKRDLPNTLYTLFAREYGITIARAEERLSAVAAEADAAKHLGLEVGAPLLNIDRIALGLDGRPVEWRISLCDTRDQVYSVTLA encoded by the coding sequence CTTCTGATAGAGCGCCTCATCGGCGGTTATTGGAAACCGGGCGACTTGCTCCCCAGCGAATTCCAACTGGCCGAGGAGCTCGGCGTCAGCCAGGGAACGGTGCGCAAGGCCCTGGACGAAATGACCACCGGAAACCTGCTGGTGCGCCGCCAGGGCCGCGGCACCTACGTCGCCGAACACGACCAGGAGCACACCCTCTTTCACTTCTTCAAAATGACCGATCGCGGCGGCGGTCCACTGGTGCCGGAGAGCCGGGTCTTGCGCCTCTCCCAAGGCCGCGCCCGCAACGCTGAGGCCGCGCGGCTGCGGATCGAAGGGGATTGCGAAGTGATCCGCATCACCCGCGTGCGCACGATCTGCAGCCGCCCGGCGATCTTCGAGCGCATCGTGCTGCCCAGCGACCTGTTCCCGGACCTTCACGGTAAGCGCGACCTGCCGAACACGCTCTACACGCTCTTCGCCCGCGAGTACGGCATCACCATCGCCCGCGCCGAGGAACGCCTCAGCGCCGTCGCCGCCGAAGCCGACGCCGCCAAGCACCTTGGCCTGGAGGTCGGCGCGCCCCTGCTGAACATCGACCGCATCGCCCTGGGCCTCGACGGCCGCCCGGTGGAGTGGCGCATCAGCCTCTGCGACACCCGCGACCAGGTTTACAGCGTTACCTTGGCCTGA